Genomic segment of Rattus norvegicus strain BN/NHsdMcwi chromosome 7, GRCr8, whole genome shotgun sequence:
AAAGCGTGCTTTGTGTTCGGCTTTTGATTCATTGTGAGTCCTGCAATTTTGTGTATAATTCTGAATGCTAACCAAAGAGCAGCTATATTGCATGAGATTTTGGAAACCTTGACCAGGTTGCTGGGTTATACTTTATCATCATACTTTCTGAGCAGTTATTATCTAAAACAATGATTACAGAAGTAGAAAGTCCCATCTTCTGCGTAAATTACTGTCTAAATGCTTTTTACTCTTGCTTGTGTTGATGGTTCTTGaaatatttcctgtttctttcagatCTGGCAGAGGAAGGAAATTAAGTGGAGACCAAATAACTTTGCCCACCACAGTTGATTATTCGTCTGTCCCTAAGCAGGTAGTTTATAAAGGAGCATGTGCTCCAGAATATAGCTTTTCAAACTACACTGCATCAAAATAATTTGGTGGTCAGGATTCTCAttgatttttcttatttgttCTATACCTTTTACTcagtcattcacacacacatatattctttcctttattataatataatatgatgTAATGTAATTATTctgctctatttcttttttaatatctaATTTTCCCCCACTGGTTTCGTGTGTGCCATTACTTTTATGGAACATTTGATATTTTAAACTTTTAGGTATAGCCTACATTTATATCATCTTGGGATTGGCATTTTGTAATTAAGTTTCCATGTGAATTGATATTCATAGATTCCTTACACATTGAAAATTCTGGCTTTTTTCTTGGACAATTATTTTGAGACTTGTGGAGAAtgttgatactttttttttcagatttttttttgtcaggTAATCAGTTTGGTTAGGCATAAGTGGAAAGTTCCAGTCCACCACGTATGGGCTGTACATATTATGCtagtttagtttttaaaagcatttgcttCACAAAGTTTTGATATGTAGTTTGAATTGCATATAGCCTATACTTGAAAAGTTCGAAAGTTCGGAAGCCTGTTTTTCTAACTAACACTGCGATGAGCATTAGGTTGCCATTTTGTGACTGACACTTGGATCATCATATGTAGACAGACGTGGAGGAGTGGACTTCCTGGGATGAAGATGCACCCACAAGTGTGAAGATTGAAGGAGGGACTGGGAATGCAGCAGCGCAGCAGAACTCTTTGGAACAACTGGAGCCTGACTATTTCAAGGACATGACACCAACTATACGGAAAACGCAGAAAGTATGTTGAAGTTTTGTGCTTTTGGAGAGTAAAATACTTTTTAGATTCTAGTAGTTAAAACTAGACAGTATAATTTGTATTTTCTAGaaagcctatttttaaaaaagcctatGACTATTTTTGCTCTCTGTCATAGTAAACAAGAATTTTATGCATTAAAATGACTAGGACCTCAACTTAATACCTTGGTGTATTCCCAAGTTTTTTAACATAATTAAGCATTTGCAAAAATTCTATTGGATTTCAGATAGTAAGAGTTAGTTTCTGCTGTGGGAAGCTTAAGCCAATAAAGGAAAAGTTTTAACAGGTTCCATGTTCGGTGATGTCTATAAATGGATAATTTCCATTATATTACCAAATAGAGCTAGTGCAACCAGTCTGTGGTAAGATACTGTGAAGTCGTGATGAGCTTTAGTATTGTGAGTGTGTTAGCTATTTACTTCACTTCCTGTTCAGTTGACAGTGAACTCACTTAGAGATattggaaagagcacaatgactCCATTCCTGTCTTTTTATGAAGataatgtgtgtgtttaaaatagaAGAATATTGAAGGACTTATAATAAAATATGACTAATTTGTCTTACCACTCACTAGCTAATTTTACTTCCCAGAAGCAGTCACTCAGTAACTTTCTGCTTGGACTTTTTCAGCTTGTTTGTATATTACATATTGCTGTTTCTTCATACCACTTATACATATTGCTCATTCACATTATACTATAATAAACCAAGAGTTAATTCTGCTTGTCTCATAATACTGTAATGTGATTCTGTTTTAACTCTCCTACTTCATAAAATCATACTGAGCATTACATTAATTattcaaacacagaaaacattctatgtgtatttgtatatacatgtccatatagatacacatattttatataacatgAGGTATTATTTTTTCCACATGCCTGATGTATTTACTTGGCACTTTTTTCTTAGTTTCAGCTACATCTatactttcattctttttaaaattatgttgttCAGATATGTAAGTACTGAAAAGGAAGGGAACTCATAAGTTTCTCAGTTGACGTATATATTATGTTCTAATAACATATCTCTggaatttaatatattatatggTGCCTTATTGCATTAATTTAGGTTGATGGTGGTTTTTGTGAAATTTATAATATATCaagtaaatgtattttaatactATTAGCCAGAAAGACTTAGCATTTATAGATAAATCCTACAAGGTAAAGATGCTAGATATGCTTCTGATAGGACATTTTATCCATGTTATAGTATTTAGTTTAGTAACTAAAGGCACCTCATTATATTTTAGGAACCTTTGTAAAATAGAAAgaagaagaatttttaaaatgtgatacaGTTTATGTACCATTATAcacaaaacacagagacagaaaggtgaTGATATTTAGAAATTAGAATTTGGAGGATTTATTTACAATTGCACGGGAATTTTTAATTCTTAACTACATTgtacattttaaagaagaaatcacaATTTAAGCCATTACCAAATACCTCAATCAAATATTTTCATGTAGTTTTGTGTAAGTATCCTTTTAATCCTGTTGTGATTTATCTTTCAGATTGTCATTAAGAAGAGAGAACCATTGAGTTTTGGTGTCCCAGATGGTAGCACAGGTTTTTCCAGTAGATTGGCAGCTACACAAGATATGCCTTTTATTCATCAGTCTGTAAGTGTGTTAATGAGATCtagagaaagattttttttcttaagaagaGAAAAATCGAGGAACAGATTTAAAAGTTCATGAGCACTTGATCTATAGCTTTACCAACCTAACGCCTTAAAGATTAAAAACTGTTGGACACTTACGGTCAGGGCACTATTGTACACAGACAAGATAGAGACACAAAGTTGACGACATTTAGAAATTAGAATTTTGAGGATTTACCTCCAAAATGATTAAGCTAAGTTTTGACTTATGAATTGTTTTCATTGTGGAGTAAGTTTACATTTAAAGCGTGATGTAATTTAAGATGAATTAGACTTAACTGAAACTATAAAGGCAAAAGTGGTGAAGAGAACAAAAAGCTGTGGTTCCCAACACCGAGGGAGTATATCAGAAGGGGCCAGGAAGCTTGGTCAACCAAAATGGAAACAAAGCTCCCACAGTTATCCAGATGCCTTTTCAGGCCTCAGAGTGCTTTGAGTAATTGATTACACTCGCTAACAGTTATAAACCCTAAATAAAATGGGTTGAGATAACAAGGAACATTTATTATCTCAGAGTTTCTGTGTCTAAGGTGACTCTGAGGGTGACTGAATTGGGCTGTTCTCTGTCAGGTTTCTGTTGAGTTTATAAACAGTCTAGCATTGAGGCCGGAGTGAGGTGCAGACTTGTAGGTTCAGTAGGACTTGTGTGTTCACCTTGAACGGTTTGCAGGAAGTCCTTGTTCCTTACCATGCACTCGTGTGTGGATTTTCTTATGGCAGTACTGACTTTCCAAGgtatgggaagaggaagggattgACCATAGTGTTGAGACAGCATTAAGTTATTGTGCACAATTAGAAACATTAGTAACACATGGTGCTGTGAAAATATAACATTATAGAAGTTCCatgttcattgttttttttttttttaatgacctaGTACATTTTATTATGGAGGGCTTGACTAAGGGTTATTTATAGTGGCAATTTATGGGAGCATTAACATATTACCAGTGGCTGCACTACTGAAGAAAATGTTTCTCCCCCAATTACCATTAATCAGTGCCTATAGGTTTTCAGTGTTTTTCAAATTGAATATTCTACTTTTATCCTGAATTCTTTATACTACAAATATCAACTTTTTGTGTCATCTTTTATACCTTTACAATTTGTTGTTGGCTTGGTTTGGATGTTTTTGATGTATTgaagggtgtgtgtatatgtgtgtgtgtgtgtgtgtgtgtgtgtgtgtgtgtgcatatatacataaatcCATGTATGTAGAGGTGAAATTAATGCTGAGTATTTTCTCTGTgactttccactttatttttgagaataagTCTATCTCTGAACCTAGAACTCAACGCTGTTAGACTGGATGGACAGTACACCTCAGATCTTCCTGTCTTACTTGGTAGCACTGGAATTACACACAAGTGCACTGTGCCCAGGGTTGTACATGGATGCTGAagtttcaaactcaggtcctcatgcttgcacagcgaGCACTTCACCTACTGACGCTGCCTCTGCACGTGCAGATGTAGTCAGTGTTTATGTATGCGCACCTACCGATCTTGTCTTTGGTTTGTGTTCTTATCCTTGGAAAGCCATTTTTACTAAAGAAATTACTGTATttaatggtatgtgtgtgtgtgtgtgtgtgtgtgtgtgtgtgtgtgtgtgtgtgtatgtatataatctTAAATCTCTAATGTCTTATGTCAAATTTTAGTAGGAACATGGGCAAGTAATTTAAGTGGAAGACTCCCAACAAGAAACATAGAGCCTAATAATATCTTGtgaccttttctctttttttagaaGTTTAGTTAAAAATACAGTACCATTTTCATGAGTTTTGCCTGGTTTATTATGTCTGTatagaatgaaaacagaaagtgCCATTGAGAATGCCCTTACATTTCATATGCTTACCTGGAGTGTGCTGTGCTACTTTTAAACTTAGGGCAGAACAGACTACTCCAGTCAGACATTAGCAGTAATTCTGAGATCAATCCctagtctttctttcctttttgctcCTATTTGTCATActgaaaagagacagaaacaaacaaacaaagtatttATTCTTGTTTAGTCCAAACTAAGTAAGTGGAAACCACAAACATATGATATGTGAAGAAAGCTGTCCTTCCTCAGTACacagtctctttctcttcctcccctacctCCTACTCTTTTCCCcccctgtgtgtttgtttgtgcatgcacgtgtgtgtgtgtgtgtgtgtgtgtgtgtgtgtgtgtaaatgagttTTAATTGGGATTTTTATAAGAGCCTGGGTAATTTGCACTGTGCCTGCATCACTGAACAAAATGTCTTCTTGCCCCACTCCCATTTGGCTATCATTAATTGCCTGTAGGTCTCTAAGGGTTGAAGAGGCCTCATAAGCAACTTTCAATGTTGGGAACTATTATTCATGTTCAAATCTGTCTGTGCAGCTAATCATAGCTGTTGTGAGTTCTTGAGGGCAGTTGCTATGCCATTCTGGGAAGACTGCATTCCACAATACTTTAACCATTCCTCAGTCTCTTATATTACTTCTGTTTCATCTGTAGTGTTTTTTGAGCCTTGGCAGTAGAATCAGGAAATATTGAAAAAGATATCCTCTTAGTGTTAGGCATTCAGCAGTCACTGATTCTGGTCATTTTGACCACTTAGAAGTCTATGGTAACCACAGCCAATTGaaaaaagcttctctgaccaaagctGTCAGCAGCACCAAATTATAGGCATAaccataaatctttaaaaggtatTTTAATGAGCACAGCAGGTCTATTTACAACAGCAGCAGTAACTGTCCCCTTCTAGTGTCTATGGCCTCCCTGTGAACATTTGTTCAGGTTTGCTGTACCAAGCATGCAGTCTCTGTTGGGAACTCAACCTCAAATCTAGTCAGCAGTTGGTTGGGACATGAGCCATGCCACTATTGCACATCACACAGAACCTTTGTAGCCCTTGGGGAAAGTCACACATCATAGCATTATTGTGAAACTTGCCGTCCTAGGCAAATGAGAGGCTAGAGCCTTTGTGCCTAAGGATAGGGATTGATTGGTATGGAAGCTAGGGAACCAGAGGAAAGGAACAGGTATTTCTGAGTTCGATATTTAaagttcctctttttttttttaatataaagaaatgaTGGCCCTTACTATcttaacttttctttatttttcaatgtAGTCAGAATTAGGTGACTTAGATACATGGCAAGAAAATAGCAATGcatgggaagaggaagaagatgcagCCTGGCAAGCAGAAGAAGTTCTGAGGTATTGAATGATTTTATCCTTTCACACCTTGTGAAAAATCTTGTGAGAAAGAACGGGGTTCTTTCCTGTTATATTTACGGTCAAGAAAGTCTCCTCTGCCAAATATCCTGTCTGTCCCCATATACCTGTATTAACCTTATTGAACTTGGTTCTCTTTAAACTCCCTTGGAATTTCAGATTTATATCTTGTTTTATGATACtatgaatttaaaatattgtttgaatcaaagaaataatCTTAATGGCAAAACTTATTTGCATACACATCCCACACAGTAGTCATAATACCCTACTGTGAAATGTGAGCCACTATTTTATCCTATTCTAGGTGAGAAGggatagttttgtttttattgtttcacAATTTAAAATAGTGTCAGAACCTCACATTTGAGTGAAAGTAGCTAATAAAGCACCCTTAATTTCTACATGTATCTTAATTTTAGTGTCCACAAAAGTCCCATAAAACAGGTAGATCATCTTAACAACCCATTGTACAGAAAAGTAAATGTTATTCTGTAGTTTTAAAGTCATGTTTGTTGGATGTTCGTTCTATGTTTATATGAGTAGTTAACTTAGTTCTTGCACTTCTCTGTTTGgtcaaaaaaggaaaggaagaatgatTGAAAAGCAGAACTGGGACTTACCTCTGATGCAAGCTCACATGTAAATGTACCTAGCCTCTTTATACATTTAGGTCACATAGCAAGGGGCTGGGAGGAGGCttggtgggtaagagcacttcttttctagaagacccaggttctgttcTCAGGAGCTGTATCAggttcaggggatccaatgtcccaTTCTGGACCCAGTGGGCACTTGTACAGACATGATACACATAATGTACATGtaggtgcacagatatacacataaaatgtaaaaaactAGCAAAATACAGTGATAGAAGTTTATTGGTTTTTCCCTATGAATTACCTTTTTTTGGCTATCTTAACAATGGAACTgacttatatttttttctcatctttgaTGGCAAATTTATAGTAACCTTGAATAACCAGCAGAGGGTGCAGTTAAATATGTAGaacttttggtttttttcctttaaattttgtttttggcatatctttttttttttttctttttaaacaggagaggaatcacatttttaaaatgaagttgtAAGAACTTTTCATATTTAGCCTCCCTTTAGTCAGGAataaagagtatttttttttaattgtgaagTAAATAACACTGTTGCAAGGGTCACCAAAAATGACATTTATATTctgatttttaataaataattggTCCAAAAATGAGAATGTTTTAGAAAATTTGGAGGActgtaattattaattttatgaaGCACAAGAGTAAAGGAAAGAGCTGCTCATTAGAATCTAATAATCTTAATGATAGTATTATGGAATTTTTAGCTGTGAGCAGAGCATTTTAATGTTACTCTAAAACCTTCCCTTTTCCATCCTATTTCTTGTTACcttaataagagaaaaataaaagcaatgttttatgacagtatatttaaatgaaattattaGTTAATAATATACAAGCTTCATGCTGTTTGCTGCACAAGTACAGTCAATGGGACATGGAGACTTGTTTCATTACTGCCTCTAGGAAGACACTGAGTCTCATGAAAGTGCATTGTGTTCCAAATTCTCTAAGTTTAGAAGTTTTTCTGTACTCTAGTTCTGTGATCAGTCAAAGGAGTAAGATTCTAGAACTGAAGACTTGAATCTGAATGGGCAAATTATAATtgctttataattatttttcctcctacattttaaatgtttctttcaaGCTTCAGTAAAAGATTTCAGATTTTCTAATAATTCGAGCATAACTAGTATAAAATAAGTTTTCTTTCGTTCCTTAAGCTTGATTAATTAATAGTGAAAGTTGGAGTATTGCCACAAAGAAACTTTTCTCCTTTGTGGGATTTTAGTCATCTGTAACTCTACCTCCTTGCATTCAtaattgttattgaaaaccagtatatatatatgtatatatatatatacacacacacatatatatatgtatatatttgtatatataatcaTGCATTAACACATCACTTTCATGAATTTTAAGTTGAACATATGTTCATTTAGGTGTCCAGCCTGGATTGTTCTGTATAGACTAGATGTAGCCATTCCATGCTCAGTGCTAACCCATGCTTTCCTGCCTACTTCTTGAGTTACTTTTTCGCCCCCAATATGGGGGTTCTCCCCTTTCTCCTATGTCATTATTCCAGGCCCAGTCTTCCTATTCAAGCCAATTGGTAAAGGTAgagtgtttttcttatttctagtCTGTGGAGAAACCAGCGACAGGTACAGTATGAAATTGATAAATACCTACTAGTATGCTTTATGGAACTGCTCAGATGGTACTCTTTAAATTTCTTGGTTCCGAGTAGAAGATATGTCTGAAATTCCATTTTTTCTTGTAGTGTGTTCTTAATATCCTTTAGCTGATTAAACAAATCTATTATGATAACATAATTCTAATATCAAActttttgtataattttcctgACATATACAGAAATTGAGGCTGAATTGAAGCGTAGACAATTTTGTGGAAATAATATGAAGAAAAAATGTGGGTTCCTACTCCCCGTACATATTAATACTATGGCTAGGCAAATCTCTTAGCTTCATACCTCATTTTGGCCATTTGTACAGTAAAGATAATATTTCTGCTTTATAAAGTTAAATGTCTTCTAAGGATGAAAACAAATACTCCTTTTGAGAAATCCTTGAAATTGTCaaggaaatgagaaaattaaGACATTGAGTATTTATTCCTTGATTTTTAAGAAGGCACCCGTCCTGTAATTATCtgtgtatattttataaaagttAAGATATGAATATCTTTCTTTTTAGGCAGCAGAAAATtgcagacagagagaagagagcagcagaacaacaaaggaagaaaatggagaaggaagCACAGCGTCTGCTgaagaaggaacaaaacaaaatgggtGTGAAGCTTTCCTAACACACGCCTCGCCGTGCCCCGGGCCAGCAGGAGAGGTCGGCCACAGCCTACACATGAGCATCCCTGTGGACGGGACAGTATTCTCAGAAAACACACACTCTGCTTGATCTCAGTGTGTTTATTGAGCTATTCAGAACACCAGAATTCTCCCATAATACCTTGAACTACTAGTAATCAAGactcaaaacataaaattaatgaGACAATTATTTTCTTCAAAGTGTTCCAAATATAAGACAATTGTTTGCTGTAGAGAAGTTATTTCACGAGGAATATACCTGACGAGTACCTCTCAAGCTAGTTTTTCTAGCTGAATAAATGGgtgtaaataattttatggtggaaAAGTACTCTGCTATCTATTATGCTTTTGTTCATTGtgcataattataaaataattttaataatctttGTTTCCATGATCACTTGATGTAAATTAGATAAACTGTAGGTAGGGCTTTATACCcttgttaattttgttttcaggTACTGTTGACATACATTTTCTATAATTTGAACTGGCATTGTTTGGTACAACATTAAGGAATATTATGATTTGGGTTTTTaagaaaataacattaaatgcaataattttatttatcaaaTACTTTGTATATCCTTATTTTCCTTTGAACAGTATTATAATGTTATACAGAGCTGTAATTTATATATTGCATGTATAAATGTTGAAAATCAGCTGCAATGACAACTTCGTGTGACAAGAACTAGGATTAGTAGCTTTTCCCTTTCATTACAGATGTCAAGATGTTAACAGTGTTCATCCTTAAAAGCCATTTTCAAATGCAGAAAGCCTTCAGTTTTAATGGATGTTTTAAGTGATTCTTTAaaatttctctgttttgtttttgttttg
This window contains:
- the Ebag9 gene encoding receptor-binding cancer antigen expressed on SiSo cells isoform X1, encoding MKQNETWSQVLVFTMAITQFRLFKVCTCLATVLSFLKRLICRSGRGRKLSGDQITLPTTVDYSSVPKQTDVEEWTSWDEDAPTSVKIEGGTGNAAAQQNSLEQLEPDYFKDMTPTIRKTQKIVIKKREPLSFGVPDGSTGFSSRLAATQDMPFIHQSSELGDLDTWQENSNAWEEEEDAAWQAEEVLRQQKIADREKRAAEQQRKKMEKEAQRLLKKEQNKMGVKLS
- the Ebag9 gene encoding receptor-binding cancer antigen expressed on SiSo cells, which gives rise to MAITQFRLFKVCTCLATVLSFLKRLICRSGRGRKLSGDQITLPTTVDYSSVPKQTDVEEWTSWDEDAPTSVKIEGGTGNAAAQQNSLEQLEPDYFKDMTPTIRKTQKIVIKKREPLSFGVPDGSTGFSSRLAATQDMPFIHQSSELGDLDTWQENSNAWEEEEDAAWQAEEVLRQQKIADREKRAAEQQRKKMEKEAQRLLKKEQNKMGVKLS